The genomic DNA AGAGCCTAGATACACTTTTGATCAAGTAATTTTGCCTGAATATACACTAAAGCGCATAAAAGAATCAGCAGACATGATTTCTCCCGACGTAAGAGAAATAGTATTTAATGAATGGGGCTTAAATAATATCGTCCCTCACGCAGCTTCAGCAATGAGCTTCTACGGCCCCCCGGGAACGGGCAAAACTATGGCAGCCGAGGCAGTAGCAAATTATCTCAAGAAAAAAATTATCCGCGCCTCATATGCCGACATAGAAAGCAAATATCACGGTGAAGGCCCTAAAATGGTAAAAGCTATCTTTATGGCAGCAGCCCGCGATGATGCAGTATTATTTATTGACGAGTCTGACTCGTTATTATCTAAGCGGTTAACAAATGTAACTGACGGCTCGGCACAAGCTATTAACTCAATGAGAAGCCAGTTATTAATTTCTCTTGAACAATTTAACGGAGTCGTAATCTTTGCTACAAATTTAGTTGTAAATTATGATAAGGCTTTTCTCTCGCGCCTGATAAGTATAGAATTTCCTGTACCTGATTTCAACGCTAGAAAAAATATTTGGCAGAGGCATTTATATGGTGAAGGAATCAAAATACCATTTGATGACTCTATAAATATAGACGAACTTGCAAAAAAATATGACTCTTTCTGCGGACGAGAAATAAAGAATGCCGTTATTTATGCTTGTGTAAGTGAGGCCGTGAAAGTCAGACGGGATAAATCATCACATGAAAATTTGCGGCTCTCTCATGAAGATTTAATAAATGCAAGCGATAAAGTCAAGGATGAAGCAAAAAAAGTTTTAGAGTCTTCAGATCATACTGTAAGCCGTAAATTAGAATTATCCAAAGAAGACAATCAAGAAATAACAAATTTAATGCAGGAAGAGCTTGACAAGAAAACGCAAAAATCCCCTGACTCGCTGTAAAATCAGGGGAGAATATTTATATTTTCGAGGCAATTAATATATTTTCCTGTTTTGATTCATAAATCGGAGCTTCAATCTTGAGTCCAGCAATACGCAAAAGAATCTCGATTCCCTTTATGCCGTATGGAATATTGCAATATGTGCTTTCAGGAACTATAACGCGCCCTCCCTGTCTTATTTTGCTGATGAACGTATAAATTTTTTCTGCCAGGCTTTCAACGTCCGCAAAAGATTCGCCCTTATGCAAATAAATTATTCCTTGTTCGTAGCTGTCAAATGCTGATTTTAATTCTTGATCGCTTGTTACTACGCAGGAGCCTTTTATTTCGTGATTAATGTCGCTTAAAATTAATATACTGCCCTTAGAATTTGTCTTGTGAATTACCTGCTCAATACTCAAAGAATTATCAGGTGTCTTGAAAGTTAAATTATTATTCTGGAATATCAAATCAGGATATTTCATTTCGATTTCGTGCAAAATATTGCAGTCCTCGCGCACAACTTTCTCATCTTCGTGCAA from Synergistaceae bacterium includes the following:
- a CDS encoding 26S protease regulatory subunit, whose protein sequence is IIYIMNESLRADYDSEIINIIRDITVQDSDVKLNYSRVNPNFRPVNQEIAKDSGNNNNNSEFDYKKLSLNYHAEEPRYTFDQVILPEYTLKRIKESADMISPDVREIVFNEWGLNNIVPHAASAMSFYGPPGTGKTMAAEAVANYLKKKIIRASYADIESKYHGEGPKMVKAIFMAAARDDAVLFIDESDSLLSKRLTNVTDGSAQAINSMRSQLLISLEQFNGVVIFATNLVVNYDKAFLSRLISIEFPVPDFNARKNIWQRHLYGEGIKIPFDDSINIDELAKKYDSFCGREIKNAVIYACVSEAVKVRRDKSSHENLRLSHEDLINASDKVKDEAKKVLESSDHTVSRKLELSKEDNQEITNLMQEELDKKTQKSPDSL